Proteins encoded together in one Psychrobacter sp. 28M-43 window:
- a CDS encoding O-succinylhomoserine sulfhydrylase, with product MSQSQNHDESSSNKLDPNWRNDALDLGLDYGMQTIAVRAGQHRTDEGEHSEPIFTTSSYVYRSAADAAAHFDGTKTGNVYSRHTNPSIRTFERRLAALENGERAVATASGMGAILTMCLAYLKAGDHLLAANQLFGSSIGLFNNYMAKFGVEVSYVDCFDNEAWANAVQPNTKVIYCESPSNPLAQICDIGYLSQLCKANDILLVVDNCFATPALQRPLDLGADVVIHSATKYLDGQGRVLGGALVGSDKLMQEAFTVVRSGGISMSPFNAWVFTKGLETLKLRMQAHCQNANQVAEFLVNHPNVSTVHFSGLSDHPAHELATRQHHMKDGYGAIMGFEVKASDSRDTKEAAWHVIDSTQMVSITNNLGDAKTTITHPATTTHFRLTAEARAEAGVKDGLIRLSVGLEDVEDIIKDLARGLDSL from the coding sequence ATGAGTCAGTCGCAAAACCATGATGAGAGCAGTTCGAACAAGTTAGATCCAAACTGGCGCAACGATGCCTTAGATTTAGGGCTTGATTATGGCATGCAGACCATCGCAGTGCGGGCAGGTCAACATCGTACAGACGAAGGCGAGCATTCAGAGCCTATTTTTACCACCAGCTCTTACGTTTATCGCTCAGCCGCTGATGCTGCTGCTCATTTTGACGGTACAAAAACAGGCAATGTCTACTCTCGCCATACCAATCCAAGCATACGTACTTTTGAGCGTCGTTTAGCCGCACTAGAGAATGGTGAACGTGCGGTTGCGACGGCCTCTGGTATGGGCGCTATCTTGACCATGTGCTTGGCATACTTAAAAGCGGGCGACCATCTGCTAGCAGCTAACCAGTTATTTGGCTCATCTATCGGTCTGTTTAATAATTATATGGCCAAGTTTGGTGTTGAAGTCAGCTACGTTGATTGCTTCGACAATGAGGCATGGGCCAATGCGGTTCAACCAAACACCAAAGTAATCTATTGCGAAAGCCCAAGCAATCCATTGGCGCAGATTTGTGATATCGGTTATCTGAGTCAGCTATGTAAAGCCAATGATATATTACTCGTCGTTGACAACTGCTTTGCAACGCCAGCATTGCAGCGCCCGCTAGACTTGGGTGCAGATGTGGTCATTCACTCTGCGACCAAATATTTGGATGGTCAGGGTCGCGTATTAGGCGGGGCGTTGGTCGGTAGTGATAAACTGATGCAAGAAGCATTTACCGTGGTGCGCTCAGGTGGTATTAGCATGAGTCCGTTCAATGCTTGGGTATTTACCAAGGGGCTTGAAACGCTCAAATTGCGTATGCAAGCGCATTGCCAAAATGCCAATCAAGTGGCAGAATTTTTGGTCAATCATCCTAATGTCAGTACCGTACACTTTTCAGGCTTGAGTGACCATCCTGCGCACGAGCTTGCTACACGTCAGCATCATATGAAAGATGGCTACGGTGCTATCATGGGTTTTGAAGTCAAGGCATCTGATAGCCGTGATACCAAAGAAGCGGCGTGGCATGTGATTGATTCAACACAAATGGTCTCTATCACCAATAACTTGGGCGATGCCAAAACCACGATTACTCATCCTGCAACCACCACGCATTTCCGTCTAACTGCTGAAGCTCGTGCCGAAGCTGGTGTCAAAGACGGTCTGATTCGTCTATCGGTAGGTCTGGAAGATGTGGAAGATATTATCAAAGACTTGGCACGTGGTTTAGACAGTTTGTAA
- a CDS encoding alpha/beta fold hydrolase: MQHKAPKQKTRVILIHGLHQTPWIMRPLAKRLQAAGFNTHQYGYRSMRDGIKTNSARLNSWLETNHHPDHPIDLVGHSLGGLIIRDFVAQYPKWKIGRCVTLGTPHIGSVCADYIWRLTPVVVGRSYVDALDGTVAPLPKYVTLGVIAGNRPYGLGQLFLQYHNRKLRKSDKPLLNEQLAHDGTVYIEETKIASAADHIVMPVSHTGMLVNPEVAEQTRYFLEHGRFKR, translated from the coding sequence ATGCAACATAAAGCGCCTAAACAAAAAACTCGCGTTATTCTAATTCATGGGCTACACCAAACCCCATGGATCATGCGACCATTAGCCAAGCGCTTACAGGCAGCAGGATTTAATACCCATCAGTATGGCTACCGTAGTATGCGTGATGGTATCAAAACCAATAGCGCTCGCCTAAATAGCTGGCTAGAAACAAACCATCACCCAGATCATCCTATAGATTTGGTCGGGCATAGTTTAGGCGGCTTAATCATTCGTGATTTTGTCGCTCAGTATCCAAAATGGAAAATTGGACGTTGTGTGACGCTAGGGACACCGCATATAGGCAGTGTTTGTGCAGATTATATCTGGCGACTGACTCCTGTTGTCGTAGGTCGCTCGTATGTCGACGCACTCGACGGTACAGTCGCACCATTGCCCAAATACGTGACGTTAGGCGTCATCGCTGGCAACCGACCTTATGGTCTAGGTCAGCTATTTTTGCAATATCACAATCGCAAACTGCGTAAATCCGACAAGCCACTTCTTAACGAGCAACTTGCACATGACGGGACAGTATATATAGAAGAGACGAAAATAGCGTCTGCAGCTGATCATATCGTCATGCCAGTCTCACATACTGGCATGCTAGTGAACCCAGAGGTCGCCGAGCAGACTCGATACTTTTTAGAGCATGGACGATTTAAACGCTAA
- a CDS encoding ribonuclease D produces the protein MSNNVSNASAQSNASDINDGSLQEAANTEPMSVTTVSESAADNPDVEVPDIEVLGTEVLDIDSLLDIADDVAITWVRKQGDLDEVTDALATCGRVALDTEFIKRDTYYPRLALVQLNTGDHVYLLDAPQLQLAELWEALRKVDVAIWHACGEDLGIFYLLSGCPPLTNIFDTQIALSYLTGQLQMGYQQALADQLDMHIDKEHSQSDWLQRPLTDEQEQYAIDDVRYLPALYLSIEHALKAQGLYDYVWADCQLYASDLYDSQHVEDEAMYLTMADYRYNSQQMAILKGVATWREELARATNQPRTFVIKKQAVREIVTEKPNSMRELAHKTTMHRSMLRLYGEELLKVIRDAKSLPPTEHPDCLVPPYRSKNKVLSKAVQQAIDEHAREIGIPASVLMRKKWLGQLYEVVALDKDVSELPQGLKGWRNDWVVKTLIPVIKKHKTELQQGMGIRVQ, from the coding sequence GTGTCCAATAACGTTTCAAACGCCTCAGCTCAATCAAATGCTTCTGATATCAATGATGGCTCATTACAAGAAGCCGCTAATACTGAGCCAATGTCAGTAACTACAGTATCTGAGTCAGCTGCTGATAATCCAGATGTTGAAGTACCTGATATTGAGGTGCTAGGTACTGAGGTGCTAGATATTGATTCACTATTGGATATTGCTGATGACGTTGCTATTACATGGGTACGTAAGCAAGGCGATTTAGATGAGGTTACTGATGCCTTAGCGACTTGTGGACGAGTGGCCTTAGATACTGAGTTTATCAAGCGTGACACTTATTACCCGCGCTTGGCACTCGTGCAGTTGAATACTGGCGATCATGTTTATCTACTGGATGCACCGCAGTTACAACTGGCTGAGCTGTGGGAAGCGCTACGCAAAGTAGATGTGGCTATCTGGCACGCTTGCGGCGAAGATTTGGGCATTTTTTATCTGTTGTCTGGCTGCCCACCGTTGACCAATATCTTCGATACGCAAATTGCGTTGTCTTATCTAACGGGTCAATTGCAAATGGGGTATCAGCAAGCATTGGCTGATCAGCTAGATATGCATATCGATAAAGAACACAGCCAGTCTGACTGGCTCCAGCGCCCGTTGACAGATGAGCAAGAGCAATATGCCATTGATGATGTGCGTTATCTGCCAGCGCTGTATCTCAGTATCGAGCATGCGCTTAAGGCTCAAGGGTTATATGATTACGTTTGGGCTGACTGTCAGCTCTATGCCAGTGATTTGTATGACTCGCAGCACGTCGAAGATGAAGCGATGTATCTCACGATGGCAGATTATCGCTATAATTCGCAGCAAATGGCGATACTCAAAGGAGTGGCTACATGGCGAGAAGAGCTGGCTCGTGCGACCAATCAACCCCGTACTTTTGTGATAAAAAAACAAGCAGTACGAGAGATAGTCACTGAAAAACCAAACAGTATGCGTGAACTGGCACATAAAACGACCATGCACCGTAGTATGCTGCGACTATATGGTGAAGAGCTGCTGAAAGTAATTAGAGATGCCAAGAGTCTACCGCCTACAGAGCATCCAGACTGTCTAGTGCCACCATATCGCTCAAAAAATAAAGTATTATCAAAAGCAGTGCAGCAAGCGATTGATGAGCATGCGCGCGAAATCGGTATACCTGCCAGTGTATTGATGCGTAAAAAATGGCTAGGACAATTATATGAAGTGGTTGCTCTTGATAAAGATGTGAGCGAACTGCCACAAGGGCTAAAAGGTTGGCGTAACGATTGGGTTGTTAAAACCTTAATTCCAGTCATCAAAAAGCATAAAACCGAACTGCAGCAGGGCATGGGTATTCGTGTTCAATAA
- the recR gene encoding recombination mediator RecR has protein sequence MLTAKFDQLVKQLRILPGVGQKSAQRMALHLLSKKRPQGMALAQALDEAMRDIVECQRCHSFSDEAVCPLCQDVRRDDSLLCVVETAADVMAIEQTAGYRGRYFVLGGHLSPIDGVSADDLNIDQLVWRVKQEPVEELILATGTTVEGQTTAHFISEAVSRHVNKVTRLAQGVPMGGELEYLDSMTLGQAMQNRSFL, from the coding sequence TTGCTTACAGCCAAATTTGATCAGCTGGTCAAACAGCTGCGTATATTGCCAGGCGTCGGTCAAAAAAGTGCCCAACGAATGGCGCTACATCTGCTCAGTAAAAAACGCCCACAAGGCATGGCACTCGCCCAAGCATTAGATGAAGCTATGCGTGATATTGTTGAATGTCAACGTTGTCATAGCTTCAGTGATGAGGCCGTATGTCCGCTTTGCCAAGATGTTAGACGTGATGACAGTCTGCTATGCGTGGTCGAAACGGCAGCAGATGTGATGGCGATTGAACAGACAGCTGGTTACCGTGGTCGTTATTTTGTGTTGGGCGGGCATCTATCGCCTATTGATGGTGTCAGCGCTGACGACTTAAATATTGATCAACTGGTATGGCGTGTCAAACAAGAGCCTGTCGAAGAGCTGATACTGGCAACAGGCACGACTGTCGAAGGTCAGACTACGGCGCACTTTATTAGTGAGGCTGTCAGTCGTCATGTTAATAAAGTGACGCGTTTAGCACAAGGTGTGCCGATGGGCGGCGAGCTTGAGTATCTGGATAGTATGACGCTTGGTCAAGCCATGCAAAATCGTTCTTTTTTATAA
- a CDS encoding YbaB/EbfC family nucleoid-associated protein: protein MNIQALMQQAQTMQKKVEANVENAKKELANKEVQAEAGSGLVKVTMTGRHVVKRLTIDPSLLEDEPDMIEDLIAAAINDAVRQADALYEETMAGATSGMGLPPGMQGMF from the coding sequence ATGAACATTCAAGCATTGATGCAACAAGCACAAACGATGCAAAAGAAAGTAGAAGCAAACGTTGAAAACGCTAAAAAAGAACTTGCTAACAAAGAAGTACAAGCAGAAGCGGGCAGTGGCTTAGTTAAAGTAACGATGACTGGTCGTCATGTGGTTAAGCGTTTGACTATTGATCCAAGCCTGTTAGAAGATGAGCCAGATATGATCGAAGATCTCATCGCTGCTGCTATCAATGATGCGGTTCGTCAAGCAGATGCACTGTATGAAGAAACGATGGCTGGCGCGACTTCAGGTATGGGTCTGCCACCAGGTATGCAAGGCATGTTTTAA
- a CDS encoding nitroreductase family protein yields the protein MNANTDNKDPIATPNHTPQLQAFRDIVESRRSVRRFTDTPIPDDVLADCLRLAMLAPNSSNLQPWEFYVIDDADNRKRAIKNCMNQNAAKTSARLIAIVARTDVWHDHAKQVLREYPDQPVPKKVKDYYNKVVTMDFLRGPANVVSAAKWGATQVVRRVKGPIKSPYYTFEDTKNWATNNTALAAENLMLALRAHGFDSCAMGGFDEPAMKRLLGLGDDQHIIMMIGAGERADNGVYNTQFRFDQKQFVHYV from the coding sequence ATGAATGCCAACACCGATAATAAAGACCCCATTGCCACACCAAACCATACGCCGCAGCTACAAGCATTTCGCGATATCGTAGAGTCACGCCGTTCCGTGCGCCGTTTTACTGACACACCTATCCCTGACGACGTATTGGCAGACTGTCTGCGTTTGGCCATGCTAGCACCAAACTCTAGCAACCTACAGCCGTGGGAATTTTATGTTATCGATGATGCTGACAATCGCAAACGCGCCATCAAAAACTGCATGAATCAAAACGCCGCAAAAACATCAGCCCGTTTGATTGCCATCGTTGCTCGTACTGACGTTTGGCACGATCACGCTAAGCAAGTATTGCGCGAATACCCTGATCAGCCAGTGCCAAAGAAAGTGAAAGACTACTACAACAAAGTCGTCACGATGGACTTTTTGCGCGGCCCAGCCAACGTGGTTTCGGCTGCGAAATGGGGCGCGACGCAAGTGGTCAGACGCGTAAAAGGCCCAATCAAGTCGCCTTACTATACGTTTGAAGACACCAAAAACTGGGCAACCAATAACACCGCACTTGCCGCCGAAAACCTCATGCTAGCACTACGTGCTCATGGGTTTGATAGCTGTGCTATGGGCGGCTTTGATGAGCCTGCTATGAAGCGATTACTAGGCCTAGGCGACGATCAACATATCATTATGATGATTGGCGCAGGTGAACGTGCTGACAATGGCGTTTACAACACTCAGTTCCGTTTTGATCAAAAACAGTTTGTGCATTACGTATAA
- the gcvP gene encoding aminomethyl-transferring glycine dehydrogenase, translated as MTISQNPSFDTFQGLFNEAEFVYRHLGSNETKQADLLSAVGYKDMQSFINDTVPEPVRLHKELDLPVAMSEHAALAKLRTMADDITVNKSYIGQGYSPVRMPAVIQRNVLENPGWYTAYTPYQAEIAQGRLEALLNFQQVCIDLTGLELAGASLLDEATAAAEAMAMSKRVSKSKSTQYFVDERVYPQTLDVINTRAKYFGWEVVVGDFETAKSGDYFGALFQYVGAEGDVKDLTDVISAVKENKTYVSVVSDIMSLVLLKSPADMGADVALGSTQRFGIPMGFGGPHAAYFAFSDKAKRSAPGRIIGVSKDAQGNTALRMALQTREQHIRREKANSNICTSQVLLANLAGMYAVYHGPGGVKRIATRIHAFATAFADAITESNDSSLSVVHDQFFDTVVVDCGSEKLATQIFKNADNVGYNLWRLSDTKLSVAFSETSDQQDFNTLTQLFVNKSHDLPETARVSLDSAHLRTDDILTHPVFNSHHTEHEMLRYLKSLEDKDLAMNRSMISLGSCTMKLNATSEMLPITWPEFANVHPFAPRDQVTGYIAMIDSLQDQLKAITGFDDVSMQPNSGASGEYAGLLAIRRYHESLGETNRDVCLIPMSAHGTNPATAMMMGMQVVVVKTDENGNVDIDDLTAKCEEYSDRLGALMITYPSTHGVFEEGIRHICDLTHKHGGQVYMDGANMNAQVGMMQPADVGADVLHMNLHKTFCIPHGGGGPGMGPIGMKAHLATFMANHTLSPVHNAQKDCSAVSAAPYGSASILPISWMYIAMMGRDGLLKATELALLNANYVAAELKGHYPVLYAGKNGRVAHECIIDIRPLKEETGITESDIAKRLMDYGFHSPTMSFPVAGTLMIEPTESESKEELDRFISALKSIKAEAMKAKAGEDNWTLEDNPLVNAPHTAAMITSEEWTHPYSRETAAFPLPYIRANKFWPSVARVDDAYGDKNLMCSCPSIENYM; from the coding sequence ATGACTATCTCTCAAAACCCATCGTTTGATACCTTTCAAGGATTGTTCAACGAAGCTGAATTTGTCTATCGCCACTTAGGTTCGAACGAGACCAAGCAAGCTGACCTACTCAGCGCTGTTGGTTATAAAGATATGCAAAGCTTTATCAATGACACTGTGCCTGAGCCAGTACGTTTGCACAAAGAATTGGATTTGCCAGTGGCGATGAGTGAGCATGCTGCACTTGCCAAACTACGCACGATGGCAGACGACATCACTGTTAATAAAAGCTATATCGGTCAAGGCTACTCTCCGGTTCGTATGCCAGCTGTCATTCAGCGCAACGTTCTCGAAAATCCAGGTTGGTATACCGCTTATACGCCTTACCAAGCGGAAATCGCTCAAGGTCGTCTAGAAGCATTGCTGAACTTCCAACAAGTATGTATCGATTTGACTGGTCTTGAGTTAGCTGGTGCATCATTGCTTGATGAAGCAACAGCAGCCGCAGAAGCGATGGCGATGTCAAAGCGTGTGAGCAAAAGTAAATCAACACAGTATTTCGTCGATGAGCGCGTCTATCCACAAACACTAGATGTTATTAATACTCGTGCGAAATACTTTGGTTGGGAAGTCGTCGTTGGTGATTTTGAAACCGCTAAATCTGGCGACTATTTCGGTGCTCTATTCCAGTACGTTGGTGCTGAAGGTGACGTTAAAGACTTAACAGACGTTATCAGTGCAGTAAAAGAAAATAAGACATATGTCAGTGTCGTAAGTGACATCATGAGCTTGGTGTTATTGAAATCACCAGCCGATATGGGTGCTGACGTAGCGCTAGGTAGTACTCAGCGTTTCGGTATCCCAATGGGCTTTGGTGGTCCACATGCCGCTTATTTTGCGTTCTCTGATAAAGCTAAGCGTTCAGCGCCTGGTCGTATCATTGGCGTATCAAAAGACGCTCAAGGCAATACTGCATTACGTATGGCTCTACAAACGCGTGAGCAGCATATCCGCCGCGAAAAAGCCAACTCAAACATCTGTACCTCACAAGTATTACTAGCCAACCTCGCTGGTATGTACGCGGTCTATCATGGTCCAGGCGGCGTGAAACGTATTGCCACTCGTATTCATGCGTTTGCCACTGCGTTTGCTGATGCTATCACAGAATCTAACGACAGCAGCTTGAGCGTGGTACATGATCAATTCTTCGATACAGTCGTGGTTGATTGTGGTTCAGAGAAGCTTGCTACTCAAATCTTTAAAAATGCAGACAACGTTGGCTATAACTTATGGCGTCTAAGCGACACCAAATTGAGCGTTGCCTTTAGTGAAACCAGCGATCAGCAAGACTTCAACACGTTAACTCAGTTGTTCGTCAATAAGTCACACGATCTACCTGAAACAGCTCGCGTCTCTCTAGATAGCGCACACCTGCGTACGGATGATATCTTGACTCATCCAGTATTCAACTCGCATCATACCGAGCATGAAATGCTACGCTACCTAAAGTCGCTTGAAGACAAAGATTTGGCGATGAACCGCAGCATGATTTCACTGGGTAGCTGTACCATGAAGCTAAACGCCACCAGTGAGATGCTACCGATTACGTGGCCTGAGTTTGCCAATGTGCATCCTTTTGCACCGCGTGACCAAGTCACTGGCTATATCGCGATGATCGATAGCTTGCAAGATCAATTAAAAGCCATTACTGGTTTTGATGATGTCTCTATGCAGCCAAACTCTGGTGCCTCTGGTGAATATGCTGGTCTGTTAGCGATTCGCCGTTATCATGAGTCATTGGGCGAAACCAATCGCGATGTGTGCCTCATTCCAATGTCGGCGCACGGTACCAACCCTGCTACTGCTATGATGATGGGTATGCAAGTAGTCGTGGTCAAAACTGATGAAAACGGCAACGTTGATATCGATGATCTAACTGCCAAATGTGAAGAATATAGCGACCGCCTAGGTGCTTTAATGATTACTTATCCATCGACGCACGGTGTATTCGAAGAAGGCATCCGTCATATCTGTGATTTGACTCACAAACATGGCGGTCAGGTCTATATGGACGGCGCGAACATGAATGCTCAGGTAGGCATGATGCAGCCTGCAGACGTTGGTGCTGATGTACTACACATGAACCTGCATAAGACCTTCTGCATCCCGCATGGCGGCGGCGGTCCAGGCATGGGCCCTATCGGTATGAAGGCGCATTTGGCAACGTTTATGGCCAACCATACCTTGAGCCCTGTACACAATGCACAAAAAGACTGCTCAGCAGTATCAGCAGCACCTTACGGTTCAGCGAGCATCTTACCTATCTCATGGATGTATATTGCTATGATGGGCCGCGATGGTCTGCTAAAAGCAACGGAGTTGGCATTACTGAACGCCAACTATGTGGCAGCTGAACTAAAAGGACATTACCCTGTCTTGTATGCTGGCAAAAACGGCCGTGTGGCTCACGAATGTATCATCGATATTCGTCCGTTAAAAGAAGAGACTGGCATCACAGAAAGCGATATCGCTAAGCGCTTGATGGACTATGGTTTCCACTCACCAACGATGAGCTTCCCAGTCGCTGGCACGCTTATGATTGAGCCAACAGAGTCTGAGTCAAAAGAAGAGTTGGATCGCTTTATCAGTGCGCTGAAGTCTATCAAAGCTGAAGCCATGAAGGCCAAAGCTGGTGAAGATAACTGGACGCTAGAAGACAACCCATTAGTCAATGCACCGCATACGGCAGCTATGATTACTAGCGAAGAGTGGACGCATCCATACAGCCGTGAGACTGCTGCGTTCCCACTACCGTACATCCGTGCAAACAAGTTCTGGCCAAGTGTCGCTCGTGTCGATGATGCTTATGGTGATAAGAACCTAATGTGCTCTTGCCCAAGTATCGAAAACTATATGTAA
- a CDS encoding phospholipase D family protein, producing the protein MSMFSIEPSSLSLSLTLGLTLGLSACQSLPKQPHLPESQALSARVEALYSDEQTTQGETIKTSSTDLVSAISAQNDIHPDLSGYHPIVTGANAFAARSILTDMATRNIDAQYYIWHNDQAGQLLLKDLWDAAERGVIVRLLLDDFNNSAKFDQHLLRFASHPNIAVRIINPLMHRKFPTLNYVTGLPRINRRMHNKSMTFDKQITIIGGRNIGNEYLSNDQSSQFADLDVLLIGKVVADIDNSFYDYWSSPLSFDIETLAKFDDDVTPDFLKALDKLGLDEENNEGSSLTVYKAAIKDSTIDSDLINKRVPFRWTDMQFLSDDVGKLSKTVPADTNLVHQLRNLLGSPTKKLTIISSYFVPTKDGVDTLVKLAEAGVDIKILTNSFDATDVTAVHSGYSQWRPRLLRSGVKIYELKSTAAEEKRDNKLWRARSQSSTSLHAKTFAVDDYQVFIGSYNVDPRSANINTEMGVIINDDELARQLHGALSDDLLNQAYEVKLLENGNLQWHTMEKGEKVVYDSEPRVDMGDHVWLTIMSWLPIDWLL; encoded by the coding sequence ATGTCGATGTTCAGTATAGAACCAAGCAGCTTATCGTTGAGTCTAACCCTAGGACTGACTTTAGGTCTTAGTGCTTGCCAGAGTTTGCCCAAGCAGCCACATTTACCAGAAAGCCAAGCACTATCAGCACGCGTAGAAGCGCTATATTCAGACGAGCAAACGACGCAAGGTGAGACGATTAAGACTAGCAGCACTGACTTGGTCTCTGCTATTAGTGCGCAGAACGATATTCATCCTGATTTGTCTGGCTATCACCCAATCGTGACCGGAGCAAATGCTTTTGCGGCACGTAGCATCTTGACAGATATGGCCACGCGCAATATTGATGCGCAGTACTATATTTGGCATAACGATCAGGCTGGGCAGCTTCTACTAAAAGACTTATGGGACGCAGCTGAGCGCGGTGTGATCGTGCGCTTATTGTTAGATGATTTTAATAACAGTGCCAAGTTCGACCAGCATTTGTTACGCTTTGCTAGTCACCCCAATATTGCGGTGCGTATCATCAACCCTTTGATGCATCGTAAGTTTCCAACGTTGAACTATGTAACTGGTTTGCCGCGTATCAATCGCCGCATGCACAATAAGAGCATGACCTTTGATAAGCAAATTACTATCATCGGCGGGCGTAATATCGGCAACGAATACCTTAGCAATGACCAAAGCAGCCAATTTGCAGATTTGGATGTCTTACTGATTGGTAAAGTCGTTGCAGATATTGATAACAGCTTTTATGACTATTGGTCATCGCCTTTATCATTTGATATCGAGACCTTAGCGAAATTTGATGATGACGTTACGCCTGATTTTTTAAAGGCCTTAGATAAGCTCGGTCTGGATGAAGAAAACAACGAAGGCAGCAGCTTGACGGTTTATAAAGCTGCGATCAAAGATTCTACGATTGATAGTGATTTGATCAACAAGCGTGTGCCTTTCCGTTGGACCGATATGCAATTCTTGAGTGATGATGTCGGCAAACTAAGTAAAACAGTTCCTGCCGATACTAACTTGGTTCATCAGTTGCGTAACTTGCTTGGTAGCCCAACCAAGAAATTGACGATTATTTCTTCTTATTTTGTACCGACCAAAGATGGCGTCGATACGTTGGTTAAACTGGCTGAAGCTGGTGTCGATATTAAGATATTAACCAACTCATTTGATGCGACCGATGTGACTGCCGTTCATTCTGGTTATAGCCAGTGGCGACCTCGCCTGCTTCGTTCAGGCGTCAAAATATATGAGCTAAAATCAACCGCTGCTGAAGAAAAACGTGATAACAAACTGTGGCGGGCACGTAGCCAATCATCGACTAGCTTGCACGCAAAAACGTTTGCAGTAGATGATTATCAAGTCTTTATTGGTTCGTACAACGTTGACCCACGCTCTGCCAATATCAATACCGAAATGGGTGTAATCATTAATGATGACGAGCTAGCAAGGCAGCTGCATGGCGCTTTGAGCGACGATCTATTAAATCAAGCATATGAAGTCAAGCTACTAGAAAATGGCAATCTGCAATGGCACACCATGGAGAAAGGCGAAAAAGTAGTCTATGACTCCGAGCCACGAGTGGACATGGGTGACCATGTTTGGCTAACCATTATGTCTTGGTTGCCCATTGACTGGCTGTTGTAG